From a single Budorcas taxicolor isolate Tak-1 chromosome X, Takin1.1, whole genome shotgun sequence genomic region:
- the RAB9B gene encoding ras-related protein Rab-9B — MSGKSLLLKVILLGDGGVGKSSLMNRYVTNKFDSQAFHTIGVEFLNRDLEVDGRFVTLQIWDTAGQERFKSLRTPFYRGADCCLLTFSVDDRQSFENLGNWQKEFIYYADVKDPEHFPFVVLGNKVDKEDRQVTTEEAQSWCMENGDYPYLETSAKDDTNVTVAFEEAVRQVLAVEEQLEHCMLGHTIDLNSGSKAGSSCC; from the coding sequence ATGAGTGGGAAATCCCTGCTCTTAAAGGTCATTCTCTTGGGTGACGGTGGAGTTGGGAAAAGCTCACTCATGAACCGTTATGTAACCAATAAATTTGACTCCCAGGCTTTTCACACCATAGGGGTAGAGTTCTTAAATCGAGATTTGGAGGTAGATGGACGTTTTGTAACTCTCCAGATCTGGGACACTGCAGGGCAGGAACGTTTCAAGAGCCTTAGGACACCCTTCTACAGGGGAGCAGACTGCTGCCTCTTGACCTTCAGCGTGGATGACCGGCAGAGCTTTGAGAACCTGGGTAATTGGCAGAAAGAATTCATCTACTACGCAGATGTGAAAGACCCTGAGCACTTCCCCTTTGTAGTCCTGGGGAACAAAGTAGACAAAGAGGATAGGCAAGTGACTACTGAGGAGGCGCAGTCCTGGTGCATGGAGAATGGAGATTACCCTTATCTAGAAACAAGCGCCAAAGATGATACTAATGTGACAGTGGCCTTTGAAGAAGCTGTCAGGCAGGTGTTGGCTGTGGAGGAGCAACTGGAGCACTGCATGTTAGGTCACACTATTGACCTGAACAGTGGTTCCAAAGCAGGATCTTCATGCTGTTAA